AACAAAACCAAAATCcaaatataaatataagagcTGGAATGGAAAATCTCAACCACTCATTATTTATGGGGTACAAAAACAAAACATCCTGTAGAGGCTACATCAACTAACCtccaataataacaataaaaacaaaaaataaaaataccttCAGAAAcacaataacaacaaaatcataatGACCCGAAATAAAATCCAGCAGCATTCCATTAAAAAAAAACGACTTCAATTCCTAAAGCCACATAACAATTGTCAAGCCATAAGTACTTAATCAAAGCTTTTCAATTTTTGATTAATGAGTAGTAGTAATAGTAATAGTAGTACACAAACTATTAATCTTCCTACCAAATCCCATTTGTGTATGTCAATGTCACTGTGTTTCTTCAGGTTTTGAAGACTCCTTGATCTCATCCCCACCCTCATCCTGTACACCATTCAAAAACACCAAATTATCATTCTTGTTCAAGGGCATTTTGGACATTTCcacaaaaaaataaatagaaaaaagagAGTCACAAACCGCAATATCTGATGTCCACAAAGTCAGATTGTCACGGAGAAGCTGCATGATAAGTGTGCTGTCCTTGTATGAATCCTCACCTAATGTGTCCAGCTCAGCAATCGCTTCATCAAAAGcctaatatacatatataaacatatttatatttatatcagaatatattaaataaaataaaatatacaaaaaatgaaaaaactacCTGTTTGGCAAGGTTGCAAGCACGATCAGGTGAATTGAGGATCTCATAATAAAACACTGAGAAGTTAAGAGCAAGTCCAAGTCGAATTGGATGAGTAGGAGCCAAATCAGATAAAGCAATGTCCTATAATAAccaaaagtcaatgaaagtcaacacgAAATACTTCAAGATTCATGGTATATAATAAAAGTAATTACTAATTACGAATTACTCACTTGGGCAGATTTGTAAGCTAACAAAGTGCTTTCAGCAGCTTCTTTCCTTTCAGCACCTGTTTTGAATTCAGCCAAGTATCTAAAATAATCACCTTTCATCTTCAAGTAAAAGATCTTTGATTCAGCAGAAGAAGCAGAAGGGACAAGATGTGATTCAAGGAGACCCAAAATCCCATCACAGATTTTGCTTAATTCAATCTCGATTGTACTCCTGTACTCCTTGATTAGCTTAACATGATCTTCATTCCCACGACTTTCTTCTTTCTGTTCAATTGAAGATATGATCCTCCATGATGCCCTTCTTGCTCCAATCACGTTCTTGTAAGCGACAGAAAGAAGGTTTCTTTCTTCCACTGTGAGTTCTTCAACATCTACAGTCTTTGCGACCTTCTCCATGAACTCCACCATTTCTTCGTACCTTTCGGCTTGCTCTGCAAGCTTGGCCATGTACACATTTTCCTCACGCGAAGCTTCAGATGCCATTTTTAATTAGTATATGCctgaatcaaaagaaaaaacatcaGATCAGTTGTGAATATGTGTTTTTCCTAGATCTAGTCGTCTAGATTGAAACGATTCAAACTATAAACTTGTGTTCTTCCTAAATTAACTTATACAAGTTTGTGCATCACCAAAACAAATCGATTTTTAGGCAACTGCTAATGACGCTAGATACATTTGGTCAAATATTCGCGCACTACGCATCGTGGATTGTACGGTACAAGTACTGATGCAGAATGTTCAAGTTTGAGACGAAACAATTTCTCGTTCCACTGATTGTTTTCTTTTTTGGTCCGTACACGTATCAACATATAACCTTTACCACGATTTGCTATAAACTGATAAAATACAACTAAACAGCTACACAGTCTTTAGCTAATTCAAACAGTTGCAGATCCAATACAACAAGATTTACAGATCTTAACAGCTTACGATACAAAATCATTGCTCGAAACAACTAAATAAATCGCAAACTGACAGATTCACATAAAAAAGCACTATTAAGAGCATCAAAACACgcaaaaaaatcacaaaaatctcGTG
The genomic region above belongs to Lactuca sativa cultivar Salinas chromosome 4, Lsat_Salinas_v11, whole genome shotgun sequence and contains:
- the LOC111901836 gene encoding 14-3-3-like protein, translating into MASEASREENVYMAKLAEQAERYEEMVEFMEKVAKTVDVEELTVEERNLLSVAYKNVIGARRASWRIISSIEQKEESRGNEDHVKLIKEYRSTIEIELSKICDGILGLLESHLVPSASSAESKIFYLKMKGDYFRYLAEFKTGAERKEAAESTLLAYKSAQDIALSDLAPTHPIRLGLALNFSVFYYEILNSPDRACNLAKQAFDEAIAELDTLGEDSYKDSTLIMQLLRDNLTLWTSDIADEGGDEIKESSKPEETQ